From the genome of Paracoccus albus:
GTGGCCATCATTCCCTTCACACGGATGATCGCAGGCACGTCCATCGGGACGACAGCGGCCATCGTGCCGCTGACCATCGCGGCAATCCCGTTCATCGCCCGCCTTGTCGAAAACGCCATCCGCGAAGTCGATGCCGGCCTGATCGAGGCGGCGCGGGCGATGGGTTCGACCCCTTATCAGATCATCCGCAAAGTGCTGATCCCCGAAGCGATGCCGGGCATAACGCTTGGCCTGACGCTCGCCGTGGTCAGCCTTGTCGGCTATTCCGCGATGGTGGGCGCGGTCGGGGGCGAAGGTCTGGGTGATCTGGGCATCCGCTATGGCTATCAGCGTTTCATGCCCGATGTGATGCTGGCCGTCGTCATCATCCTGATCGTCATGGTGCAGCTTATCCAATCCAT
Proteins encoded in this window:
- a CDS encoding methionine ABC transporter permease, coding for MSANLIGLLYDATLQTLYMVAVSALIGTLFGLPLGVFLATSQRGELLSAPLWNKALGLIVNAARSVPFIILVVAIIPFTRMIAGTSIGTTAAIVPLTIAAIPFIARLVENAIREVDAGLIEAARAMGSTPYQIIRKVLIPEAMPGITLGLTLAVVSLVGYSAMVGAVGGEGLGDLGIRYGYQRFMPDVMLAVVIILIVMVQLIQSIGEWIAARVDKRAPRNRGN